Proteins found in one Bacillus marinisedimentorum genomic segment:
- a CDS encoding DHH family phosphoesterase produces the protein MKEAILEKVKHYEKIIIHRHVRPDPDAYGSQGGLAELLKESFPEKTILAAGLEDESLFYLNRMDDVDEREYEDALVIVCDTANQGRICGSGYEKGDFLIKIDHHPNVDAYGDLLWVDTDASSTSEMIYEFYLYGKDQGLILNQDAARLIYAGIVGDTGRFLFPSTRPKTLRYAADLMETGFVFPDLYTEMYKMKEHVAHLQGYILQNFEKLSCGGAYVKLTKELLGQFNAVPADASQLVGSLGNIEGMKAWVFFVEEEDQIRVRFRSKGPVVNSIAAKYNGGGHPMAAGASIYSWEDAGSVLNDLQHACEQFEQGR, from the coding sequence ATGAAAGAAGCCATTTTGGAAAAAGTAAAGCATTATGAAAAAATCATCATTCACCGCCATGTCAGGCCCGACCCTGATGCCTACGGTTCACAGGGCGGGCTTGCGGAACTTTTAAAAGAATCCTTTCCGGAAAAGACAATACTGGCAGCAGGACTTGAAGACGAATCGCTTTTTTATTTGAATCGGATGGACGATGTGGATGAAAGAGAGTACGAAGATGCGCTTGTCATTGTGTGCGATACTGCCAATCAGGGCAGGATTTGCGGCAGCGGCTATGAAAAGGGGGACTTCCTGATTAAGATCGACCACCATCCGAATGTGGATGCATATGGTGATCTTCTCTGGGTCGATACCGATGCAAGTTCAACTAGTGAAATGATTTATGAGTTTTATCTCTACGGGAAAGATCAAGGCCTAATACTGAACCAGGATGCGGCCCGCCTCATTTATGCAGGCATTGTCGGAGATACAGGGAGATTCCTGTTTCCGAGTACCCGGCCGAAAACATTGAGGTATGCAGCCGACCTGATGGAAACTGGATTTGTGTTTCCCGACTTATATACAGAGATGTACAAGATGAAAGAACATGTCGCCCATTTGCAGGGGTACATCCTCCAAAACTTTGAGAAGCTTTCCTGCGGGGGCGCTTATGTTAAGCTGACAAAAGAGCTCCTCGGTCAATTCAATGCCGTTCCAGCCGATGCTTCCCAGCTTGTTGGGAGCCTCGGAAATATAGAAGGCATGAAAGCATGGGTTTTCTTTGTGGAAGAAGAAGATCAAATCCGCGTCAGGTTTCGGTCCAAGGGTCCGGTTGTCAACAGTATTGCGGCAAAATACAACGGCGGCGGCCACCCGATGGCAGCCGGGGCTTCCATATATTCATGGGAAGATGCCGGCAGCGTTTTGAACGACTTGCAGCATGCGTGTGAGCAATTTGAACAAGGCCGGTAA